The following coding sequences lie in one Vibrio casei genomic window:
- a CDS encoding IS982 family transposase, with protein sequence MPIDEFIIKIYLMVDDYYKKIVTNRLRQGGYAPKLTDSEIITMEIVGEFLQMDTDSQIHQYFKQHWQTWFPQIGSYPNFAKQCVNLLQVKTLIQQHIVKQYGQDNIHFIDGFPIPVCQYARAYRYKTFKYEGSYSYCASKQQKYFGFEGHLLINLSGMITNFTFASARIDERLVAPDMLDNIKGLLGADMGYISPDLSEYCFKRCVDLQTPLRKNMPDKRPISVLNRLKNARRNIETVIGQLSQRFNMQKVRARDLWHLSHRFMRKILAHNFCFVINKQLGNPPLQFELLISS encoded by the coding sequence ATGCCCATCGACGAATTTATCATTAAAATCTATCTAATGGTAGATGACTACTACAAAAAGATTGTAACAAACCGGCTAAGACAAGGCGGATATGCACCAAAGCTAACCGACAGTGAAATTATTACCATGGAGATAGTGGGTGAGTTTTTACAGATGGACACCGACTCACAAATCCATCAGTATTTTAAACAGCATTGGCAAACATGGTTTCCACAAATAGGCTCATATCCCAACTTTGCCAAGCAGTGCGTCAATTTGTTACAGGTAAAAACTTTGATACAACAGCATATCGTTAAACAGTATGGACAAGACAACATTCATTTTATCGATGGCTTTCCCATTCCTGTATGCCAATATGCCAGAGCGTATCGGTATAAAACCTTCAAATACGAAGGTAGTTATAGTTACTGCGCCTCAAAGCAACAAAAATATTTCGGCTTTGAAGGACATTTACTCATTAATCTATCGGGCATGATAACCAATTTTACCTTTGCCTCTGCCAGAATAGATGAAAGATTAGTGGCACCTGATATGCTTGATAATATCAAAGGCTTGTTAGGTGCAGATATGGGCTATATTAGCCCTGATTTATCTGAGTATTGCTTTAAGCGATGTGTTGATTTGCAAACACCGCTTAGAAAAAATATGCCCGATAAACGACCAATCAGTGTACTTAATCGTCTTAAAAATGCTCGTCGCAATATTGAGACGGTGATTGGTCAGTTATCACAGCGGTTTAATATGCAAAAGGTGAGAGCGAGAGATTTATGGCATTTATCCCACAGATTTATGCGTAAAATCTTGGCTCATAACTTCTGCTTTGTAATCAATAAACAGTTAGGTAATCCCCCACTTCAGTTTGAGTTGCTTATTTCAAGTTGA
- a CDS encoding glycosyltransferase → MIDVIEVILIATSFFSFITTLVLFGCYKLKKSKCKNSNDPTVSVFLPFYNENEEHLVCALNKLNDQNYPSQIQVIVIDDGSTNNAISRVKEWIDNTEMNHDFQVIERPVNGGRKGFALDHVLDLGIATGEVYVVVDSDTYIDTNGIYELVIKLWSDEKYAAVCGYITPENHKDSFIGKLQHYEHISFYGAIRAAQDKLGCVPVLAGAFVAHRASVVNQLGGWSEWLVEDIAWCWKAISNGYRTGYAPKAKATTQCPTDAKGLFNQRRRWARGRVEAYTEAWKTHWFAGLCASPWFLLTAAQYIFPSSIILFGFMVAAGIWISIAIGTANIMIYFLLVQSYIKDFELSDDLSNRQIITAPIYSALLESITWIPNLLGYSDEILGKKKGWLTR, encoded by the coding sequence ATGATTGATGTGATTGAAGTAATTTTAATAGCAACATCTTTTTTCTCGTTTATTACAACCTTAGTTTTATTTGGGTGCTATAAACTAAAAAAGTCGAAGTGTAAAAATAGCAATGACCCAACAGTTTCGGTTTTTTTACCTTTCTATAATGAAAACGAAGAACATTTGGTTTGCGCACTAAACAAGCTAAACGATCAGAATTATCCAAGCCAAATTCAGGTTATTGTTATTGACGATGGATCTACAAACAACGCAATCAGTAGAGTTAAAGAATGGATTGATAACACCGAGATGAACCATGATTTCCAAGTAATAGAAAGGCCAGTGAATGGTGGAAGAAAAGGTTTTGCCTTAGATCATGTACTAGACCTTGGCATTGCTACTGGAGAGGTCTATGTCGTTGTAGACAGTGATACTTATATCGATACCAATGGCATCTATGAGCTGGTAATTAAGCTTTGGTCTGATGAAAAATACGCTGCGGTCTGTGGGTATATTACGCCAGAAAACCATAAAGACAGTTTTATAGGCAAATTACAGCATTATGAACACATTAGCTTTTATGGTGCGATAAGAGCCGCGCAAGACAAACTAGGTTGTGTTCCAGTATTAGCTGGCGCGTTTGTTGCTCACCGAGCTTCAGTGGTGAATCAATTAGGTGGTTGGAGCGAGTGGTTGGTCGAAGATATCGCGTGGTGCTGGAAGGCAATATCGAATGGCTATCGAACAGGGTATGCACCTAAAGCTAAGGCAACAACGCAGTGCCCAACAGATGCGAAAGGGCTGTTTAATCAACGCAGGCGCTGGGCTCGGGGACGAGTAGAGGCGTATACAGAAGCATGGAAAACTCATTGGTTCGCAGGCTTATGTGCCTCCCCTTGGTTTTTGCTTACCGCAGCACAGTATATATTTCCATCTAGCATTATTTTGTTTGGTTTTATGGTTGCAGCCGGTATTTGGATTTCAATTGCAATCGGTACTGCCAATATAATGATTTATTTCTTATTGGTGCAATCTTATATAAAAGACTTTGAACTTTCTGATGATTTATCAAACCGGCAAATTATTACAGCACCAATATATTCAGCCTTGTTAGAGTCCATTACGTGGATACCTAATTTACTCGGTTATTCAGATGAAATTTTGGGTAAGAAAAAAGGTTGGTTAACAAGATAG
- a CDS encoding acetoin reductase, giving the protein MTKSTKSNAKVAVITGSAGGLGNAIATRLAKDGFRVVLHDISEDNLKKAKAEFDKAGYESITVVGDVSKRADQFRLIEEAVKAFGQVDVFVNNAGVESVEPFLEIEEKELDRVMNVNIKGVVFGTQAAAEQMKKQNNVSKIINACSIAGHESYEMLSLYSATKHAVRSFTHSTAKELAQYNIRVNAYCPGVADTPMWERIDAAFVKYKGYAPKQAWKEFTQGILVGRPQEPEDVANLVSFLASDDANYITGQTILTDGGMVFR; this is encoded by the coding sequence ATGACTAAATCTACAAAATCCAACGCAAAAGTTGCAGTCATAACAGGTTCGGCAGGGGGTCTGGGTAATGCCATTGCGACTCGTCTTGCCAAAGATGGTTTTCGAGTGGTGCTACACGACATCAGCGAAGATAATCTAAAAAAAGCCAAAGCCGAATTTGACAAAGCAGGGTATGAAAGCATCACGGTGGTGGGCGATGTGTCAAAACGTGCCGACCAATTTCGCCTTATCGAAGAAGCGGTGAAAGCCTTTGGGCAGGTTGACGTGTTTGTCAATAACGCAGGGGTGGAGTCGGTTGAGCCGTTTTTAGAAATTGAAGAAAAAGAGCTTGACCGTGTAATGAATGTGAATATCAAAGGCGTGGTGTTTGGCACGCAAGCAGCCGCCGAGCAGATGAAAAAACAAAACAACGTGAGTAAGATTATCAATGCTTGTAGTATTGCAGGACATGAGTCATATGAAATGCTAAGCTTATATAGCGCCACTAAACACGCAGTACGTTCATTTACCCACTCAACTGCTAAAGAATTAGCCCAATATAATATTCGTGTAAATGCCTATTGTCCTGGGGTGGCTGATACCCCTATGTGGGAGCGAATTGATGCGGCATTTGTCAAATATAAAGGTTATGCGCCAAAACAAGCGTGGAAAGAATTTACACAGGGTATTTTAGTCGGAAGACCACAGGAACCTGAAGATGTAGCAAATTTAGTATCATTTTTAGCTTCTGATGATGCCAACTATATTACGGGTCAAACTATTTTGACCGATGGCGGTATGGTATTTAGATAA
- a CDS encoding radical SAM protein, whose translation MNNYQSLNNCCNYQSINWALINTCNYTCKYCHSDLNSGSIKAPPYEVAVNFIKLLLERSNISMLTPYFEFGGGEVTLLRYFPDIIKLIHDRQGLVNIVSNGSKSLQWWNKNAHFLHGVSLSFHINDIKSESHFIEVSKVLEASQNTRFHVNIMMVPERFDDCLAFANRLKQEVRCSIALQPLFEGFGHGGITKKYPYTSEQEQIMKDFRGRPELKTLPPSMAELEVHYLDGTTQNLSTFDLIPNP comes from the coding sequence ATGAATAACTATCAGTCCTTAAATAATTGTTGTAATTACCAATCAATAAACTGGGCATTAATAAATACTTGTAACTATACATGCAAGTATTGCCACTCAGACTTAAATAGTGGTTCTATTAAAGCACCACCTTATGAAGTTGCAGTGAATTTTATTAAGTTGCTTCTTGAGCGCTCGAATATCTCGATGTTGACACCATATTTCGAGTTTGGAGGTGGAGAGGTGACTTTACTCAGGTATTTTCCAGATATCATTAAGTTAATTCATGATCGTCAAGGGTTAGTTAATATTGTTTCTAATGGGTCAAAGTCATTGCAATGGTGGAATAAAAATGCTCATTTCTTACATGGTGTAAGTTTAAGTTTTCATATTAATGACATCAAGAGTGAATCTCATTTTATTGAGGTATCTAAAGTGCTTGAGGCTTCTCAAAACACCCGTTTTCACGTCAACATCATGATGGTTCCAGAACGGTTTGATGATTGTCTAGCATTTGCAAATAGGCTAAAACAGGAAGTCCGTTGTTCTATTGCTCTTCAGCCTCTATTTGAAGGTTTTGGTCATGGTGGGATTACTAAAAAGTATCCGTATACATCTGAGCAAGAGCAAATAATGAAGGACTTTCGCGGTCGACCAGAGCTTAAAACGCTTCCTCCATCAATGGCGGAATTAGAGGTTCATTATCTAGACGGTACAACTCAGAATCTGTCGACTTTTGATTTAATACCAAACCCATAA
- a CDS encoding lysozyme inhibitor LprI family protein — translation MNLITINLKKASGIVLFSIGLFATAQASAATCDKATTQADINKCIAAELKAEDSKLNSSYSKLQHGLNKTEKKQLKIVQLAWIDFRDKACKFSARSSSGGSAHSMALNSCLTTYTQQRRIQLDQEIKNIQR, via the coding sequence ATGAATTTGATAACAATTAATTTAAAAAAAGCATCTGGTATTGTGCTGTTCTCAATAGGCTTATTTGCTACTGCCCAAGCATCAGCAGCTACATGCGACAAGGCTACTACTCAAGCTGATATAAACAAATGTATTGCCGCTGAATTAAAGGCTGAAGACAGTAAGCTGAATAGCTCTTATAGCAAATTACAGCATGGATTGAATAAAACTGAGAAAAAGCAGTTAAAAATAGTGCAATTAGCATGGATTGACTTTAGAGATAAAGCCTGTAAATTTTCTGCCCGTAGCTCTAGTGGTGGTAGTGCTCACTCAATGGCCCTTAACAGTTGCTTAACGACCTATACGCAGCAAAGACGCATACAGCTTGACCAGGAAATTAAGAACATTCAGAGATAA
- a CDS encoding FAD-dependent oxidoreductase, which translates to MTIKHIEHLIIGFGKAGKTLAQALAKTGKSVILVEQSATMYGGTCINIGCIPSKKLAFLAYGHDVQPSLAQAVSKKNDLIDKLNHANFEKVDSLDNAEVITGKASFIDNKTVQVVTDTDTLTITADYIYINTGAYNWQPPIDGLKDSKFAYDSTRIMQLTDLPKQLVIIGGGYIGLEFAFIFAGFGSEVTILETGDTFLPREDEDITKTLLAIMAKQHITVKTNQQIKKISDSGQQATITTADSELHADAILVATGRRANTEGLNLEKAGIELTDKGYIAVNEKLQTNVPNIYAMGDVAGSPQFTYISLDDYRVVKSQVLGDGSYTTKDRTFPYAVFVNPPLANVGMTAKMAKDKGYDIKTATLDAATIPKANILEQADGLLKAVVDAKTDKILGVQLLCAESHELINFMDLAIRQGLTYQQVRDHIFTHPSMSEALNDLFAAIN; encoded by the coding sequence GTGACCATAAAACACATCGAACATCTGATTATCGGCTTTGGCAAAGCAGGTAAAACTCTGGCACAAGCTTTAGCCAAGACAGGCAAATCCGTGATTTTAGTGGAGCAGTCCGCTACCATGTATGGTGGTACCTGTATCAATATTGGCTGTATTCCCTCAAAAAAATTAGCCTTCTTAGCTTATGGTCATGACGTACAACCATCACTTGCTCAAGCAGTTAGCAAAAAGAACGATTTAATTGATAAACTTAATCATGCCAACTTTGAGAAAGTTGATAGTCTAGATAATGCCGAAGTGATTACAGGCAAAGCCAGTTTTATTGATAATAAAACCGTGCAGGTCGTCACCGATACTGACACATTGACCATCACTGCTGATTATATTTACATCAATACAGGGGCGTATAACTGGCAGCCGCCGATTGATGGGTTAAAAGACAGCAAATTTGCCTACGACAGCACCCGTATCATGCAACTAACCGATTTACCAAAACAGCTCGTTATTATTGGTGGTGGCTATATCGGGCTAGAGTTTGCCTTTATTTTTGCAGGGTTTGGCAGTGAAGTGACGATTTTAGAAACAGGCGATACCTTTTTACCACGAGAAGATGAAGATATCACCAAAACTTTACTCGCTATCATGGCAAAACAGCATATTACAGTCAAAACTAATCAGCAAATCAAAAAAATAAGCGATAGTGGACAGCAAGCCACAATTACCACCGCTGATAGCGAACTGCATGCCGATGCGATTTTGGTTGCTACAGGCCGCAGAGCCAATACCGAAGGGCTAAACCTTGAAAAAGCGGGCATTGAGCTTACCGATAAAGGTTATATTGCTGTCAATGAAAAATTACAAACCAACGTGCCGAATATCTATGCGATGGGCGATGTGGCAGGCAGCCCCCAATTTACCTATATTTCGCTCGATGATTATCGTGTAGTTAAAAGCCAAGTATTGGGCGATGGCAGTTACACCACCAAAGACCGTACTTTCCCTTATGCGGTGTTTGTCAATCCGCCACTTGCTAATGTCGGTATGACCGCAAAAATGGCAAAAGATAAAGGTTATGACATTAAAACCGCCACACTAGATGCAGCAACTATTCCTAAAGCCAATATCTTAGAACAAGCTGATGGGCTGCTTAAGGCCGTAGTAGATGCTAAAACTGATAAAATCTTGGGTGTGCAACTGTTGTGTGCCGAGTCGCATGAATTGATTAACTTTATGGATTTAGCAATCCGTCAAGGCTTAACCTACCAGCAGGTGCGTGATCATATTTTTACCCACCCTAGTATGAGTGAAGCATTGAATGATTTGTTTGCTGCTATCAACTAA
- the tnpB gene encoding IS66 family insertion sequence element accessory protein TnpB (TnpB, as the term is used for proteins encoded by IS66 family insertion elements, is considered an accessory protein, since TnpC, encoded by a neighboring gene, is a DDE family transposase.) — protein MNPLINPQQIWLSTTPMDMRSGSNKLLAFILQHHPGIRPHCAYLFYNKTGTRLKVLIHDGLGIWLCTRTLDDSKFHGLSERLMRHHSPNKPT, from the coding sequence ATGAACCCCCTTATCAACCCCCAACAAATTTGGCTATCCACCACCCCTATGGACATGCGAAGTGGCAGTAATAAACTACTCGCCTTCATCCTACAGCACCACCCAGGCATCCGCCCACACTGTGCCTACCTATTTTACAACAAAACAGGCACACGGCTAAAAGTGCTCATCCATGACGGACTGGGCATTTGGCTATGCACCCGAACACTGGATGATAGTAAATTTCACGGACTTAGCGAACGCCTCATGCGACATCACAGCCCAAACAAACCCACTTAA
- a CDS encoding toxin-activating lysine-acyltransferase, translating into MKYKPVSYFNYKLSKLPYGPLSKVEVTHELGQFVEVMSKCNKRRELNLASFLHWIKPAVIHRQYKFLKLSSDVGFTGYVIWAWVDDLTLNNYMTQPKFSLKPMNWNEGNNLIVVDWFVEKNNMSQLRELYRFITLSAEMNRKEINICIRDSQGNIIKTNKRSVYGY; encoded by the coding sequence ATGAAATACAAGCCAGTATCTTATTTTAATTATAAACTTTCCAAGTTACCTTACGGGCCTTTATCAAAAGTAGAAGTTACCCATGAATTAGGCCAATTTGTAGAGGTGATGTCTAAATGCAATAAACGCAGGGAGTTAAACCTAGCTTCTTTTTTACATTGGATAAAACCAGCGGTAATTCATAGGCAATATAAGTTTTTGAAATTATCTAGCGATGTTGGTTTTACAGGATATGTTATATGGGCTTGGGTAGATGATTTGACACTTAATAACTACATGACTCAACCTAAATTTTCATTAAAGCCAATGAATTGGAATGAAGGAAATAATCTAATAGTTGTGGATTGGTTTGTGGAAAAAAATAATATGAGTCAATTGAGAGAACTCTATAGATTCATTACTTTATCAGCAGAAATGAATAGAAAAGAGATCAATATTTGTATTCGAGATAGTCAAGGTAATATTATCAAAACGAATAAACGGAGTGTTTATGGTTACTGA
- a CDS encoding IS630 family transposase yields MWFQDETRIGQQGSITRIWHYRGKRPRVVRQQQFISTYLYGAVCPATGQSVGLIMPYANGECMKRHLQEISQAVPKGRHAVVVMDGAVWHKERYNLPNLTILKLPPYSPELNPIEQVWQYIKQHWLSNRCFDSYEAIVDAACQAWCNFAKQVATVKSLSARHWAVL; encoded by the coding sequence ATCTGGTTTCAAGATGAAACCCGGATTGGCCAGCAAGGTTCAATCACCCGAATATGGCATTACCGTGGTAAAAGACCCAGAGTAGTCCGTCAACAGCAGTTTATCTCGACTTACCTTTATGGGGCAGTATGTCCTGCCACAGGTCAAAGTGTGGGACTCATCATGCCTTATGCTAATGGCGAGTGTATGAAGCGGCATTTACAAGAAATTAGCCAAGCTGTACCCAAAGGTCGCCATGCGGTTGTGGTGATGGATGGGGCGGTATGGCATAAAGAGCGCTATAATTTACCAAACCTGACTATCTTGAAGCTACCGCCTTATTCGCCTGAATTAAATCCGATTGAACAGGTTTGGCAGTATATTAAGCAACACTGGCTATCAAATCGCTGTTTTGATAGTTATGAAGCTATTGTAGATGCCGCCTGTCAGGCGTGGTGTAATTTTGCTAAACAGGTGGCTACGGTTAAGTCGCTCTCTGCTCGTCATTGGGCAGTGCTTTAA
- a CDS encoding protein adenylyltransferase SelO family protein, protein MVTDLLKTHKLAGRDNTPCIGNDLPEESFVSFDTYKLNGAEVVWINKELIQEYNIELDEKIIKDELINNFSYVSKGYTKKTRMVTNDKKSFMADQYGSRHEVCNGGSARCGLNGYFQIKGIGRNPLVAVNISESHSHGKLFIDEAISEAIWGEICHKHLPYGAIRTLAIIKTNTKYKFGYLDNAPYKHCALAIREVSVRPAHFERCTFFWPEESYSFLRDNDANRVRKAVPYLSKLLFGEVNNVSLGDVLNKMIDRLACQIAASRVKGIPHGSLTSSNISIDGRFLDFGTITAVPDFGNYVLANGVGAVWDDHELIEPWLVNFIDTLNHYSKGKMPPNQVREYSSGFSKLLEQYENKFLLIELGVEEHSDLNLLRASRLKERLKSDERRVVTRFNDQEFRQNILIEAENQGLDVNYIGFPLRNVKYSSFTLLQGHLNTKYDYQSISQLINSYLA, encoded by the coding sequence ATGGTTACTGATTTACTAAAAACGCATAAGTTAGCTGGAAGAGATAACACTCCATGTATAGGTAATGATTTACCTGAAGAGTCCTTTGTTTCATTTGATACCTATAAGCTAAACGGAGCAGAAGTCGTTTGGATTAATAAAGAACTTATTCAAGAGTACAATATTGAACTTGATGAAAAAATTATTAAAGATGAGCTTATTAATAATTTTAGTTATGTGTCTAAAGGTTATACGAAGAAAACAAGAATGGTAACTAATGATAAGAAATCATTCATGGCAGATCAGTATGGCTCTCGACATGAAGTATGTAACGGTGGTAGCGCACGGTGCGGCTTGAATGGGTATTTTCAGATTAAAGGGATAGGACGTAATCCTTTAGTGGCTGTGAATATATCTGAAAGCCACTCACATGGTAAATTATTTATTGATGAGGCTATTAGTGAGGCAATATGGGGTGAGATCTGTCATAAGCATCTACCCTACGGAGCAATACGAACGTTAGCCATTATTAAGACCAATACAAAGTATAAGTTTGGATACCTAGATAATGCACCTTATAAACACTGTGCCTTAGCTATCAGGGAAGTTTCTGTGCGCCCAGCACATTTTGAGCGATGTACTTTTTTCTGGCCAGAGGAGAGTTACAGCTTTCTACGGGATAATGATGCTAACCGCGTAAGAAAGGCCGTTCCGTACCTATCTAAATTGCTCTTTGGTGAAGTAAATAATGTGTCACTCGGTGATGTCCTTAACAAAATGATTGATCGCCTAGCTTGTCAGATTGCAGCATCGAGAGTGAAAGGAATCCCACATGGTTCCTTAACGAGCTCAAATATATCAATTGATGGTCGGTTCTTAGACTTTGGCACCATAACGGCCGTGCCCGATTTTGGAAATTATGTATTGGCTAATGGTGTTGGTGCCGTATGGGATGATCATGAACTTATAGAACCCTGGCTGGTTAACTTCATTGACACTCTTAATCATTACTCGAAAGGGAAAATGCCCCCAAATCAAGTAAGAGAATATTCGTCGGGGTTTTCGAAATTACTAGAACAATATGAGAATAAATTCTTGTTAATAGAGTTAGGAGTTGAGGAGCATTCAGATTTAAATTTGCTACGAGCTAGTCGTTTAAAAGAGCGGCTTAAAAGCGATGAGCGTAGAGTGGTCACTCGCTTTAATGACCAAGAATTTCGTCAGAATATTCTCATTGAAGCCGAGAATCAGGGGTTAGATGTGAATTATATTGGCTTCCCTTTACGAAACGTCAAATATTCATCTTTTACCCTTCTTCAGGGGCACTTGAATACAAAGTACGACTATCAATCAATTAGTCAGCTTATTAATAGTTACTTAGCATAA
- a CDS encoding helix-turn-helix domain-containing protein, with amino-acid sequence MKESNPKYSLDDYDFGELAKTESNARARTRLYILHQYRIGKHSFEIAENLNINIETARRTRRRYQASGLDSLYDKPRSGRNSKLAPEYIESFKQLIVDSQAKRGGGRLTGQDIQKLAHEHYQASYSVNGIYELLARIGMSWISARSQHPQADINAQEAFKKTS; translated from the coding sequence ATGAAAGAATCAAACCCAAAATACAGCCTAGATGATTATGACTTTGGCGAACTGGCCAAAACTGAAAGTAACGCCAGAGCCAGAACACGTCTTTACATCCTTCACCAATATCGCATTGGCAAACACAGCTTTGAGATTGCAGAAAACCTCAACATCAACATTGAAACCGCACGACGTACTCGTAGACGCTACCAAGCATCAGGGCTTGATAGCCTCTATGACAAACCAAGAAGCGGCAGAAACAGCAAATTGGCTCCCGAGTACATAGAAAGCTTTAAACAACTGATTGTTGACAGCCAAGCAAAACGGGGCGGCGGCAGACTGACAGGACAAGACATCCAAAAGCTTGCTCACGAGCATTACCAAGCAAGCTATAGCGTCAATGGCATTTATGAACTACTGGCTCGAATTGGTATGAGTTGGATAAGTGCCAGAAGCCAGCATCCGCAAGCTGACATTAACGCCCAAGAAGCCTTTAAAAAAACTTCATAG
- the yegD gene encoding molecular chaperone, with protein sequence MFIGFDYGTANCSVAMMENGDPHLLPLEGESHFIPSTICTPTRESVAEYLYRFMQVQPKDAAGEQALRRAINLNREEDIELQLGDVQFGQQALDTYLSDPQDVYYVKSPKSFLGASGLHATQLVFFEDLVCSMMKNIKTQAEISTQRDITQTVIGRPINFHGRGGNDANRQAENILLHAAIRAGFKDIEFQFEPVAAGLEYESTLSQNQTVLVVDIGGGTTDCSLIEMGPSWQNKTDRTSSLLGHSGQRVGGNDLDIYLAFKQIMPLFGFGSQMNSGIEMPITQFWNPIAINNVVAQKDFYETANLKSLKLLQKEAKQPEKLARLLAAYQHTLGYQIVRKAEEAKIGLSDTHKHALIMPVASELLELDVTLDQMVEAVDTPVQKMMDLVTEVMSQATKKPDVIFMTGGSARSPFLRQALEQQLPNVPIVSGNYFGSVTAGLARWAQTVFG encoded by the coding sequence ATGTTTATTGGCTTTGATTATGGGACGGCGAACTGCTCTGTCGCAATGATGGAAAATGGCGATCCTCATTTATTGCCACTTGAAGGCGAGAGTCATTTTATCCCCTCCACGATTTGTACCCCAACGCGAGAGTCGGTGGCAGAATATTTGTACCGCTTTATGCAAGTTCAGCCCAAAGATGCCGCTGGTGAGCAGGCGCTACGACGAGCAATTAATCTTAACCGCGAAGAAGATATTGAGCTGCAACTTGGCGACGTTCAATTTGGCCAACAGGCGCTGGATACTTACCTTTCCGATCCTCAAGATGTTTACTACGTGAAATCGCCGAAATCCTTTTTAGGAGCGAGCGGTTTACATGCCACTCAATTGGTATTTTTTGAAGACCTAGTGTGTAGCATGATGAAAAACATCAAAACGCAGGCGGAAATTTCAACTCAACGAGACATTACTCAAACGGTAATTGGACGCCCGATCAATTTTCATGGCCGTGGTGGGAATGATGCCAATCGCCAAGCTGAAAATATTCTATTACACGCCGCTATTCGTGCTGGTTTTAAAGACATCGAGTTTCAATTTGAACCGGTTGCGGCAGGGTTAGAATATGAAAGTACCTTAAGCCAAAATCAAACCGTATTAGTTGTGGATATTGGCGGTGGTACCACCGATTGCTCGTTAATTGAAATGGGCCCAAGTTGGCAAAATAAAACCGACCGAACCTCTAGCTTATTAGGCCATAGCGGGCAGCGGGTTGGGGGGAATGATTTGGATATTTATCTCGCGTTTAAACAGATCATGCCTCTATTTGGATTTGGCTCTCAGATGAACAGTGGGATTGAAATGCCGATCACTCAGTTCTGGAATCCTATCGCGATTAATAATGTGGTGGCGCAAAAAGATTTCTATGAAACGGCGAATTTGAAATCGCTAAAGTTATTACAAAAAGAAGCCAAGCAACCAGAAAAGTTGGCGCGTTTACTGGCGGCCTACCAACATACGCTTGGCTATCAAATTGTGCGTAAAGCGGAAGAGGCCAAAATTGGACTTTCAGATACTCACAAACATGCATTGATAATGCCGGTAGCCTCGGAGCTATTAGAGCTTGATGTAACCCTAGATCAAATGGTGGAAGCGGTAGACACACCGGTGCAAAAAATGATGGATTTGGTGACGGAAGTGATGAGCCAAGCCACCAAAAAACCAGATGTGATTTTTATGACGGGCGGCAGTGCACGTTCACCCTTTTTACGCCAAGCTTTAGAGCAACAACTGCCTAATGTGCCGATTGTCAGTGGTAACTACTTTGGCTCGGTGACCGCAGGTTTAGCGCGTTGGGCTCAGACGGTGTTTGGTTAA
- a CDS encoding transposase, whose protein sequence is MATNKPRRKTYSDEFKEFLVQEAISSGRSIASIARDNGINQNLLHNWKREQKAKQAQTDQIPALIDNDAYRNTPTFIPVSIQPNPNHEQSNDHSTVNSSVLTGIELQIPSHNTMPIKLTIDQIDKYSLIELLRGLQ, encoded by the coding sequence ATGGCAACCAACAAACCCAGACGCAAGACCTACAGTGACGAATTCAAAGAATTTCTAGTCCAAGAAGCGATAAGCTCAGGGCGGTCAATTGCCAGCATAGCCAGAGACAACGGCATCAACCAGAACCTATTGCACAACTGGAAACGAGAACAAAAAGCCAAACAAGCCCAAACCGACCAAATACCCGCACTTATTGACAATGACGCTTACCGCAATACACCAACATTCATCCCTGTCAGTATACAGCCGAACCCAAACCATGAGCAAAGCAACGACCATAGCACAGTCAACTCATCAGTCCTAACGGGTATAGAACTACAAATTCCCAGCCACAACACAATGCCCATAAAACTCACTATCGACCAAATTGACAAATATAGCCTCATCGAACTACTGCGGGGGCTACAATGA